A window of the Tunturibacter empetritectus genome harbors these coding sequences:
- a CDS encoding TIGR01777 family oxidoreductase → MKIVIPGGTGQVGHILARHFHNQGHTVIVFSRTPHTAPWRIVPWNGLTTGPWVAELEQSDVCINLAGRSVNCRYTPANRRAIFDSRVLSTKILSEAIASLKHPPTVWLNASTATIYRHSLDRPMDEATGELGGNEPGAPDTWNFSIEVAKAWESSFFANPLPRTRKVALRSAMTFSPDPGGVFDVFLNLVRHGLGGTNAPGTQFVSWIHEADFLRAVEFLIATPSLTGPVNLASPNPLPNRDFLHILREAWGTRIGIPTAPWMLEIGTFLLRTESELVLKSRQVIPGRLLNVGFQFTYPDWPSAARDLVARWRSQKFPV, encoded by the coding sequence ATGAAGATCGTCATTCCCGGCGGCACCGGCCAGGTAGGCCACATCCTCGCCCGTCATTTTCACAACCAGGGCCACACCGTCATCGTCTTCAGTCGCACCCCCCACACCGCTCCCTGGCGAATCGTCCCATGGAACGGCCTCACCACCGGCCCATGGGTCGCCGAACTCGAACAAAGCGACGTCTGCATCAACCTCGCCGGCCGCAGCGTCAACTGTCGTTACACCCCCGCCAACCGCCGCGCCATCTTCGACTCTCGCGTCCTCTCCACAAAAATCCTCAGCGAAGCCATCGCCTCCCTCAAACACCCACCCACCGTCTGGCTCAACGCAAGTACCGCCACCATCTATCGCCACTCCCTCGATCGCCCCATGGACGAGGCCACCGGCGAACTCGGCGGCAACGAGCCCGGCGCACCCGATACCTGGAACTTCTCCATCGAAGTAGCCAAAGCCTGGGAGTCCTCTTTCTTCGCGAATCCGCTCCCACGCACCCGCAAAGTCGCCTTACGCAGCGCGATGACCTTCAGCCCCGACCCTGGAGGAGTCTTCGACGTCTTTCTCAATCTCGTTCGCCACGGCCTCGGAGGCACCAACGCACCCGGCACTCAATTCGTCTCCTGGATCCACGAGGCCGACTTCCTCCGCGCCGTCGAGTTCCTCATCGCCACCCCATCCCTCACCGGCCCAGTCAACCTCGCCTCACCAAATCCCCTCCCCAATCGCGACTTCCTCCATATCCTTCGCGAAGCCTGGGGCACTCGCATCGGTATACCCACAGCGCCGTGGATGCTCGAGATCGGCACCTTCCTCCTGCGCACCGAATCTGAGCTCGTCCTCAAAAGCCGCCAGGTCATCCCCGGCCGTCTCCTCAACGTCGGCTTCCAGTTCACCTACCCCGACTGGCCCTCCGCCGCCCGCGATCTTGTCGCCCGATGGCGATCCCAGAAATTCCCTGTATAA
- a CDS encoding SRPBCC family protein — protein MIHIDEITTIAAPIQRCFDLSRSVEVHLLANIHSGEQALAIGGLTSGLTDLSDQVTWRAKHFGTWQNLTNEVTAIEPPTYFQVTMTKGIFRSMQADHIFRTLPSGETKMQDLLRIAAPLPILGPLAELLFLRSYMLSLVRERNAVIKQLAESSDWQRYLPTQSDPPPLQTAPATTATDQTAHRQTRS, from the coding sequence ATGATCCACATCGACGAGATCACAACGATCGCTGCCCCCATCCAACGCTGCTTCGATCTCTCCCGCAGCGTTGAAGTCCATCTCCTCGCCAACATCCACTCCGGCGAACAGGCCCTCGCGATTGGCGGTCTGACCTCCGGCCTCACCGACCTCTCCGACCAGGTCACTTGGCGCGCCAAACACTTCGGCACCTGGCAAAATCTCACCAACGAAGTCACCGCCATCGAACCACCAACCTACTTCCAGGTCACCATGACCAAGGGAATCTTCCGTTCCATGCAGGCAGATCACATCTTCCGCACCCTTCCCTCCGGCGAAACCAAAATGCAGGATCTCCTCCGCATCGCCGCGCCACTTCCTATCCTCGGTCCTCTGGCCGAATTGCTCTTTCTCCGCAGCTACATGCTGTCGCTCGTCCGCGAACGAAACGCAGTCATCAAACAACTCGCCGAATCCTCCGACTGGCAGCGTTATCTGCCAACCCAGAGCGATCCGCCACCACTCCAGACCGCACCCGCGACCACAGCGACGGACCAAACAGCACACAGGCAAACGCGCTCATGA
- a CDS encoding BlaI/MecI/CopY family transcriptional regulator gives MPPKKSITLTEAELRLMKILWARGESAVGELVAAMPEGAALAYNSVLTTIRILEQKGYVRHRQEGRAFLYSPCVAEQEASRSEVRHMMQRFFGNSREKLLLSLLGDDEVTAEELQRLKEAIAAAADDRAGDEL, from the coding sequence ATGCCGCCAAAGAAGTCCATCACGTTGACCGAGGCTGAGTTACGGCTCATGAAGATCTTGTGGGCGCGTGGCGAGTCGGCTGTGGGGGAGCTGGTGGCTGCGATGCCCGAGGGGGCGGCGCTGGCTTACAACTCGGTGTTGACGACGATTCGGATCCTGGAGCAGAAGGGGTATGTGCGGCATCGGCAGGAGGGCAGGGCTTTTCTGTATAGTCCGTGCGTTGCGGAGCAGGAGGCGAGCCGGTCGGAGGTTCGTCACATGATGCAGCGGTTCTTTGGGAACTCGAGAGAGAAGCTGCTGCTGTCGCTGCTGGGGGATGACGAGGTTACGGCGGAAGAGCTACAGCGGTTGAAAGAGGCGATTGCGGCGGCTGCGGATGACCGCGCGGGAGATGAGCTGTGA
- a CDS encoding M56 family metallopeptidase codes for MVNFLHGAEGLSRVAAGSVVSGLWQGLVLAAGVGMCLRLMPKTTAAIRFAVWTAVFAVLALLPLLHAYGANAGGEAAGAVVHVDVRWSFAIAGLWLAVSLVRAVRLAMGAVQLRGIWKRATPVEMGSGWGSSLVAAGWRGVTLCTSVDVDRPSVIGFFSPRILIPLEVYERLTSVELEQVVLHEMGHLRRADDWMNLVQKIGLVLVPLNPALLWIERRLCFERELACDDAVLRLTKAPKAYATCLTGLVEQRLGRRAVALSLGAWERRSELAQRVHSILRRSEGMGRTQARVVMCVLVLGLVGGAAELSRCPQVVSFSGGVAPLHADARNFAADSAGYQAVGFSSSLPASRTSTAAMVAEAAHETLLKASMPTKTAGQLPQQKSAVTAKRRHAVPSAALLRVKQDRAMRRAQQMQGWVVLTSWEESSQPRMVLTVSSERVFSSSFAAVPTAGGWLVIQL; via the coding sequence ATGGTGAACTTTCTGCATGGTGCCGAGGGTCTGTCGCGCGTTGCGGCTGGGTCGGTGGTGTCGGGGTTGTGGCAGGGGCTGGTGTTGGCGGCTGGTGTGGGGATGTGTTTGCGGCTGATGCCGAAGACGACAGCGGCGATCCGGTTTGCAGTGTGGACCGCGGTATTTGCGGTTCTGGCGTTGCTGCCGTTGCTTCATGCTTATGGAGCGAATGCTGGTGGTGAGGCGGCTGGCGCAGTGGTGCATGTAGATGTGCGTTGGAGCTTCGCGATTGCTGGGCTGTGGCTGGCTGTTTCGTTGGTGCGCGCAGTGAGGCTGGCGATGGGTGCGGTGCAGCTGCGCGGGATATGGAAGCGCGCGACGCCGGTGGAGATGGGTTCGGGATGGGGTTCTTCGCTGGTGGCGGCGGGATGGCGTGGGGTGACGCTTTGCACGTCGGTGGATGTGGACCGGCCGAGTGTGATTGGATTTTTTTCGCCGCGGATCTTGATTCCGCTTGAGGTGTATGAGCGGCTTACTTCGGTGGAGTTGGAGCAGGTTGTGCTGCATGAGATGGGGCATCTGCGGCGGGCCGATGACTGGATGAACCTAGTGCAAAAGATTGGCCTGGTGCTGGTGCCGCTGAATCCGGCTTTGCTGTGGATTGAGCGAAGGCTGTGCTTTGAACGGGAGCTGGCGTGTGACGATGCGGTGCTGCGATTGACGAAGGCTCCGAAGGCTTATGCGACTTGCCTGACGGGGCTGGTGGAGCAGCGGCTTGGACGGAGAGCAGTGGCGCTTTCGCTGGGTGCGTGGGAGAGACGGTCGGAGCTGGCGCAGAGAGTGCATAGTATTTTGCGGCGCAGCGAGGGAATGGGCAGGACGCAGGCTCGCGTGGTGATGTGTGTGCTGGTGCTGGGACTGGTCGGCGGTGCGGCTGAGCTTTCGCGCTGTCCGCAGGTGGTTTCCTTCTCCGGTGGTGTGGCTCCTTTGCATGCGGATGCGCGGAATTTCGCTGCGGATAGCGCGGGGTATCAGGCGGTTGGATTTTCTTCTTCACTTCCTGCTTCGAGGACGAGCACAGCTGCAATGGTGGCAGAGGCAGCGCATGAGACGCTACTGAAGGCTTCCATGCCGACGAAGACGGCTGGGCAGTTGCCACAGCAGAAGAGTGCAGTAACTGCCAAGCGACGTCATGCTGTGCCGTCGGCTGCTCTCCTGCGTGTGAAGCAGGATCGAGCGATGCGGCGGGCGCAACAGATGCAGGGATGGGTTGTGCTGACCTCTTGGGAGGAGTCGTCGCAGCCAAGGATGGTGCTCACGGTGTCGAGTGAGCGGGTGTTTTCTTCTTCGTTTGCAGCCGTGCCTACTGCGGGCGGTTGGCTGGTCATTCAACTTTAA
- a CDS encoding Do family serine endopeptidase: MSFETNKLVGKAGRIAVPAGAAAALVLAAGIFVHHNGVHAAMIASPIASPAPMDDNSVSSLVALDNAVEAVAARVTPAVVNVAVTSRGSSESEHETGGDQEDGPQQGQGQTLPPGLQQFFGQLPPGMMQQRPQQPQLEHGIGSGIIISPDGYIVTNNHVVDGAVEMKVTLHDRRVLKAKLVGHDPLTDIAVIKVDAHDLPSIAWGDSTKLKPGQTVLAFGSPFGYFQFSVTRGIVSAVDRQNPYRDDARKPGGYIQTDAAINPGNSGGPLVNARGELVGINTFIISSGGAFAGAGFAIPSQMVRATAEQLIKTGAVHHGYLGISMNDVTPENASFFNLKEATGAIVTQVSPDSPAAQAGLKNGDVIDELNGQKVINGGALQVAVSEDTPGTQIALGIIRNGSSQTLNVKVGEFHKDAEVASNGEGAGPQKGKLGLAVAELTPDVRQQLHIPSQVQGVAIQSVRPGSPADDASLAPGDVILEVDRHPVTSAEQFVNAAHANATGKDLLLLVWSQGGASYRVVHPDAGNQSGM, translated from the coding sequence ATGTCGTTTGAAACTAATAAATTAGTAGGTAAGGCAGGACGGATTGCCGTTCCTGCAGGTGCTGCCGCGGCTCTGGTGCTGGCAGCTGGAATATTCGTTCATCACAATGGTGTGCATGCGGCAATGATTGCATCACCGATCGCGTCACCTGCTCCGATGGATGACAATAGTGTCTCGTCGCTGGTTGCGCTGGACAACGCGGTAGAGGCGGTTGCGGCGCGGGTTACGCCTGCGGTGGTGAATGTGGCGGTCACGTCGCGTGGGTCTTCGGAGTCGGAGCATGAGACGGGTGGCGATCAGGAAGATGGTCCACAGCAAGGACAGGGGCAGACGTTGCCGCCGGGTCTTCAACAGTTCTTTGGACAACTGCCGCCGGGGATGATGCAACAGCGGCCGCAGCAGCCTCAGCTGGAGCATGGAATTGGCAGCGGAATCATCATCTCGCCGGATGGATATATCGTGACGAACAATCACGTGGTCGATGGCGCGGTGGAGATGAAGGTGACGCTGCATGACCGGCGGGTGCTAAAGGCGAAGTTGGTAGGGCATGATCCTCTGACCGACATCGCGGTGATCAAGGTGGATGCGCATGATCTGCCGAGCATTGCCTGGGGTGATTCGACGAAGCTGAAGCCGGGACAGACTGTGCTGGCTTTCGGTAGTCCGTTTGGATACTTTCAGTTTTCGGTGACGCGGGGCATTGTGAGCGCGGTGGATCGGCAGAATCCTTATCGCGATGATGCGCGCAAGCCTGGCGGGTATATCCAGACTGATGCGGCGATCAATCCTGGCAACTCAGGTGGGCCGCTGGTGAATGCGCGCGGCGAGCTGGTCGGAATCAATACCTTCATCATCTCGAGCGGCGGCGCATTTGCGGGCGCGGGGTTTGCGATTCCTTCGCAGATGGTGAGGGCGACGGCGGAGCAGTTGATCAAGACGGGTGCGGTGCATCATGGCTATCTCGGGATCAGCATGAACGATGTGACGCCAGAGAATGCGAGCTTTTTTAACCTGAAGGAGGCGACGGGAGCGATTGTGACACAGGTGTCACCGGATTCTCCGGCGGCTCAGGCGGGGCTGAAGAACGGGGACGTAATCGATGAGCTGAATGGGCAGAAGGTGATCAACGGAGGCGCGCTGCAGGTTGCGGTGAGCGAAGATACTCCGGGGACACAGATTGCTTTGGGCATCATTCGCAATGGATCTTCACAGACTTTGAATGTGAAGGTCGGCGAGTTTCATAAGGATGCTGAGGTTGCGAGCAATGGTGAGGGTGCGGGTCCGCAGAAGGGGAAGCTTGGGCTGGCGGTGGCTGAGTTGACTCCTGATGTGCGGCAGCAACTGCATATTCCTTCGCAGGTGCAGGGGGTTGCGATTCAGAGCGTCCGTCCGGGGAGCCCGGCTGATGATGCGAGCCTTGCTCCCGGGGATGTGATTCTTGAAGTGGATCGGCATCCTGTGACTTCGGCGGAGCAGTTTGTGAATGCAGCCCATGCGAATGCTACTGGGAAGGATCTGTTGCTGCTGGTCTGGTCGCAGGGCGGAGCGAGTTACCGCGTGGTTCATCCTGATGCAGGGAACCAGAGTGGGATGTAA
- the fdhD gene encoding formate dehydrogenase accessory sulfurtransferase FdhD, whose protein sequence is MKSSDPTQNPQPNFQTNPELNRATHPVSIEKVLGLSSHHAHDALAVEEPLEIQLAHGPLGARSVKSISVTMRTPGHDFDLAAGFLMTEGVVHDPNDIDQIVYLANSAELPAANLQTQSALPYRPEKNVVRVDLAPSVAVSLANLERNFYTTSSCGICGKASLLALQTVCPPRRKNVFQIETEVLYQLPNHLRQAQTLFNQTGGIHGAALFNAAGELLAVREDVGRHNAVDKLLGAEFLADRTPLRDTLLLLSGRASFELLQKALMGGVSMVASVGAPSSLAAQVAKDFNIALVGFLREGHFNIYNGAEHVLGHTSD, encoded by the coding sequence ATGAAGAGCTCCGACCCCACTCAAAATCCGCAGCCAAATTTTCAAACGAATCCGGAGCTAAACCGAGCCACCCACCCGGTCTCCATCGAAAAGGTTCTCGGCCTCAGCTCGCATCACGCCCACGATGCCCTCGCCGTCGAGGAGCCCCTCGAGATACAACTGGCCCACGGCCCTCTCGGCGCACGATCCGTAAAGTCCATCTCCGTCACCATGCGCACACCCGGCCACGACTTCGACCTAGCCGCAGGCTTCCTCATGACCGAAGGAGTCGTGCACGACCCCAACGACATCGACCAGATCGTCTACCTCGCCAACAGCGCCGAACTCCCCGCAGCAAATCTCCAAACACAGAGCGCGCTCCCGTATCGACCAGAAAAAAACGTCGTCCGAGTAGACCTCGCACCCTCCGTAGCCGTAAGCCTCGCCAACCTAGAGCGCAACTTCTACACCACCTCTAGCTGCGGCATCTGCGGCAAAGCCTCTCTGCTAGCACTCCAGACCGTCTGTCCCCCGCGCAGAAAAAACGTCTTTCAAATCGAAACCGAAGTTCTCTATCAGCTCCCAAATCATCTGCGCCAGGCCCAAACCCTCTTCAATCAAACCGGCGGAATCCACGGCGCAGCTCTCTTCAACGCAGCCGGCGAACTCCTCGCCGTACGCGAAGACGTAGGCCGTCACAACGCAGTCGACAAGCTCCTAGGCGCAGAGTTTCTAGCCGACCGCACACCCCTCCGCGACACTCTGCTTCTACTCTCCGGCCGAGCCAGCTTCGAGCTCCTTCAAAAAGCCCTCATGGGCGGAGTCTCCATGGTCGCCTCCGTAGGCGCTCCCTCCAGCCTCGCCGCTCAAGTCGCAAAAGACTTCAACATCGCCCTCGTAGGTTTCCTCCGCGAAGGTCACTTCAACATCTACAACGGTGCTGAACACGTCCTCGGCCATACATCCGACTGA
- a CDS encoding carbohydrate kinase family protein, translated as MTKLSKVDLVGVGLNATDTVIPLANYPSRGSKVEYQTATILPGGQVASTVVACQRWGIKTRYVGKLGDDAAAALHREAFAHAGVETQIVTAAGAASPQSLILVDAGGERTVLCRRDERLILQPTDLNREWIVNARALHVDGHDTAAATLAATWARAAGIPVIADLDELYPGVVELIENIDYLIVSRDFPRRLTSEPNLEKALQQIQRRYGCTLVAATLGEEGVVAWDGKQLHHTPAYCVSVVDTTGAGDIFHAGFIYGLLQNWPLSRQLDFACAAAALNCTAVGARGGIQPLETIEDLMKTGSRHHAPHYV; from the coding sequence ATGACGAAACTGTCGAAGGTCGATCTGGTCGGCGTCGGGCTCAACGCCACAGACACCGTCATCCCCTTGGCAAACTACCCCTCACGCGGCTCCAAGGTCGAGTACCAAACCGCCACCATCCTGCCAGGCGGACAAGTAGCATCGACCGTCGTAGCCTGCCAGCGCTGGGGAATCAAAACCCGCTACGTTGGCAAGCTGGGCGACGACGCAGCCGCCGCTCTTCATCGCGAAGCCTTCGCGCACGCAGGTGTCGAGACACAGATCGTCACAGCCGCAGGCGCAGCCAGCCCACAATCTTTAATCCTCGTCGACGCCGGCGGCGAGCGAACCGTCCTCTGCCGACGAGACGAACGGCTCATCCTCCAGCCAACCGACCTCAATCGCGAGTGGATCGTAAACGCCCGAGCCCTTCACGTCGACGGTCACGACACCGCCGCAGCCACCCTCGCAGCCACCTGGGCCCGCGCCGCCGGCATACCAGTTATCGCCGACTTAGACGAGCTCTATCCCGGCGTGGTAGAACTCATCGAAAACATCGACTACCTCATCGTGAGCCGAGACTTTCCCCGCCGCCTCACCTCGGAGCCCAACCTCGAAAAGGCCCTACAGCAAATCCAACGTCGCTATGGATGCACTCTAGTAGCCGCAACGCTAGGCGAAGAAGGCGTAGTCGCCTGGGATGGCAAGCAACTCCACCACACTCCCGCCTACTGCGTCTCCGTAGTCGACACCACCGGTGCCGGCGACATCTTCCACGCAGGATTCATCTACGGCCTCCTGCAAAACTGGCCCCTGTCGCGCCAACTCGACTTCGCCTGCGCCGCCGCTGCTCTGAACTGCACCGCAGTCGGAGCCAGAGGCGGAATCCAACCCCTCGAAACCATCGAAGATCTAATGAAAACCGGCTCACGACACCACGCACCTCACTACGTCTAA
- a CDS encoding acyltransferase family protein — MNAPSETPWPSLTGARPARLLSVDFLRGLTIAFMILVNNNGDELRAYWPLKHAAWNGFTPTDLVFPTFLFLVGISTVFSTASRLAQGATRQSLFLHVLRRSVILFLLGLLVNSFPFFNLHTMRFYGVLPRIAICYFLIASLYLLSPGWRSKAVLAVSALAIYWALMRFVAVPGYGVPTHDIPLLDRDANLTAWLDRQIFSASHLYEHTRDPEGLLSTIPALATALLGVLAGIWLRTQRSLNQKIIGIATAGLTCILLGGLWNLSFPINKKLWTSSYVLFAGGLSLSLLALSLFLVDLRKSKSTAQNATQNHDGLLKPFFIFGTNAIVAYVFSELLAAALSSIPMHPGVNLAQSIFRTILQAVPNVPFASLLYALAFVAVCWLFVAVLYRRKIFIKI; from the coding sequence ATGAACGCACCCTCCGAAACCCCCTGGCCCTCTCTCACCGGCGCCCGTCCAGCGCGCCTCCTCTCGGTAGACTTCCTCCGCGGCCTCACCATCGCCTTCATGATCCTCGTCAACAACAACGGCGATGAGCTCCGCGCCTACTGGCCACTCAAGCACGCCGCCTGGAACGGCTTCACCCCAACCGACCTCGTCTTTCCCACCTTCCTCTTTCTCGTCGGCATCTCGACCGTCTTCTCCACGGCCTCAAGACTCGCGCAAGGCGCCACCCGCCAGTCCCTCTTCCTTCACGTCCTGCGCCGCTCCGTCATCCTCTTTCTACTCGGCCTCCTGGTCAACAGCTTCCCCTTCTTCAACCTCCACACCATGCGCTTTTATGGAGTGCTTCCCCGCATCGCCATCTGCTACTTCCTCATCGCCTCGCTCTATCTCCTCAGCCCCGGCTGGCGCAGCAAAGCAGTTCTAGCTGTTTCGGCACTCGCCATCTACTGGGCCCTCATGCGCTTCGTCGCCGTCCCCGGATACGGTGTTCCCACCCATGACATCCCCCTGCTCGACCGCGACGCCAATCTCACCGCATGGCTCGACCGCCAGATCTTCTCCGCCTCTCATCTCTACGAGCACACCCGCGACCCCGAAGGCCTCCTCAGCACCATCCCCGCCCTCGCGACCGCACTCCTAGGCGTTCTCGCCGGCATCTGGTTACGCACCCAGCGCTCGCTCAATCAGAAGATAATCGGCATCGCCACCGCCGGCCTCACCTGCATTCTTCTCGGTGGACTCTGGAACCTCTCCTTCCCCATCAACAAGAAACTCTGGACCAGCTCTTACGTTCTCTTCGCCGGCGGTCTCAGCCTCTCCCTCTTGGCTCTGAGCCTCTTCCTCGTCGATCTACGCAAAAGCAAATCCACCGCACAAAACGCCACCCAAAATCACGACGGCCTCCTCAAACCCTTCTTCATCTTTGGAACCAACGCCATCGTTGCCTACGTCTTCTCCGAGCTACTGGCAGCCGCACTGTCGAGCATTCCGATGCATCCCGGCGTCAACTTGGCACAATCAATCTTTCGCACAATCCTCCAAGCCGTTCCAAACGTGCCCTTCGCCTCTCTGCTTTACGCCCTCGCGTTCGTCGCCGTCTGCTGGCTCTTCGTAGCCGTACTCTACCGCCGCAAAATCTTCATCAAGATCTAA
- a CDS encoding alpha-N-acetylglucosaminidase yields the protein MLLKQFLAIPLLLVGLTMRPAFASAERSTAPAEGVLKRLMPHLAPQIQLALVPKPAHKNYFRITGTRGHIRVEAATQPTLLYGVNWYLKYVAHLQVSPNGSQLGSPNPTLPAPDAPIERPALYSWRYALNENVDGYSAPYWDEQRWQHEIDILALSGTNAILIERGMDLVLYQTFRDAGYSDETIRNWIVQPAHQNWQLMGNMCCFQGPISKELLEKRSRSAQQLIAILRSLGITPVLPGYYGIVPADFASLHPGAHVITQGDWNGFTRPGWLDPRDPNFDKLAVSFYHHQHELYGDSTIYDMEIFQEGGASGDVPVPAAAKKVQQALMRDHPNALWMLLGWQQNPTQELLSSLDTSHVLIAEIEQGRIPREERDKEFRGASWLYGGLWEFGGRTTMGAPLYDYAVRLPKMATLPGSRIVGTAVFTEGMDTNPFAFDLYTEMAWHTDPVDLSEWTNAYATRRYGADDPHARRAWQILLKTAYGYRADGNTQHGERDASQDSVFNSQPSLTATRAATWSPDVLRYNPADFAPALTELLEVDSALRSTETYRYDLVDVARQTMANESRRLLPLIKQAYDSKDKVAFVRLSKEWLHDMELQDQLLQASPFFLLGKWLSFVPPWASSPTELDRLNYDARSILTTWGDRKASEYGLHEYGNRDWAGLTRDYYMVRWQMYFDSLSTALDTGEAPKTIDWYAFGDSWNHSRKTYDAEPHGDPYAAALDIARTLHLAPTQLSEAHQ from the coding sequence ATGCTTCTAAAGCAGTTCCTCGCAATCCCGTTACTTCTCGTTGGTCTTACGATGCGACCCGCATTCGCATCTGCAGAGCGCTCCACAGCACCCGCTGAAGGCGTGCTTAAGCGTCTCATGCCTCATCTCGCGCCACAGATTCAACTCGCTCTCGTCCCAAAGCCCGCTCACAAAAACTACTTCCGCATCACCGGAACACGAGGCCACATTCGCGTCGAAGCCGCCACGCAACCAACCCTGTTATACGGCGTCAACTGGTATCTGAAGTATGTGGCCCACCTGCAGGTCTCGCCAAACGGCTCTCAACTCGGCTCTCCCAACCCTACCCTCCCCGCACCCGACGCACCCATCGAGAGGCCCGCACTCTACTCCTGGCGCTACGCCCTGAATGAAAACGTCGACGGCTACTCCGCTCCCTACTGGGACGAGCAGCGATGGCAGCATGAGATCGACATCCTCGCTCTCAGCGGCACCAACGCCATCCTCATCGAGCGCGGCATGGACCTCGTCCTCTACCAAACCTTTCGCGACGCCGGCTACTCCGACGAGACCATTCGTAACTGGATCGTCCAGCCAGCGCATCAGAACTGGCAGCTCATGGGCAACATGTGCTGCTTCCAGGGCCCCATCTCGAAGGAACTTCTCGAGAAAAGATCGCGTTCAGCACAACAACTCATCGCAATCCTCCGCAGCCTCGGCATCACGCCCGTGCTGCCCGGCTACTACGGCATCGTCCCCGCGGACTTCGCGTCCCTTCACCCCGGCGCGCACGTCATCACGCAAGGCGACTGGAACGGATTCACTCGCCCCGGCTGGCTCGATCCCCGCGATCCAAACTTCGACAAACTCGCCGTGTCCTTCTATCACCATCAACACGAACTCTACGGCGATTCAACCATCTACGACATGGAGATCTTCCAGGAGGGTGGAGCATCCGGCGACGTCCCGGTTCCAGCCGCTGCAAAAAAAGTACAGCAAGCCCTCATGCGCGACCACCCCAACGCACTCTGGATGTTGCTCGGATGGCAGCAAAACCCAACCCAGGAACTCCTCTCCTCCCTCGACACCAGCCACGTCCTTATCGCCGAGATCGAACAGGGCCGCATCCCTCGCGAGGAGCGTGATAAAGAGTTTCGTGGCGCATCCTGGCTCTACGGCGGCCTTTGGGAGTTCGGCGGCCGCACCACCATGGGAGCACCGCTCTATGATTATGCAGTTCGCCTCCCCAAGATGGCCACGCTCCCCGGCAGCCGCATCGTCGGCACTGCCGTCTTCACCGAAGGCATGGACACCAACCCCTTCGCCTTCGACCTCTACACCGAGATGGCCTGGCACACTGATCCAGTCGACCTATCCGAATGGACCAACGCCTACGCGACCCGCCGCTACGGAGCAGATGACCCACACGCTCGTCGCGCCTGGCAGATCCTTCTCAAAACAGCCTACGGCTACCGAGCCGACGGCAACACACAGCACGGCGAACGCGACGCCTCACAAGACTCCGTCTTCAACTCCCAACCCTCCCTTACCGCAACCCGCGCAGCAACCTGGTCTCCCGATGTCCTGCGCTACAACCCAGCAGACTTCGCCCCCGCACTCACCGAACTTCTCGAAGTCGATTCCGCACTACGCTCCACCGAAACCTACCGCTACGACCTCGTCGACGTAGCCCGCCAAACGATGGCCAACGAGAGTCGTCGCCTCTTGCCGCTGATCAAGCAAGCCTACGACTCGAAAGACAAAGTCGCCTTCGTCAGACTCTCGAAAGAGTGGCTTCACGACATGGAGCTCCAAGACCAGCTTCTCCAGGCCAGCCCCTTCTTCCTCCTCGGCAAGTGGCTCTCCTTCGTCCCACCGTGGGCCTCCTCACCCACAGAGCTCGACCGTCTCAACTACGACGCCCGCTCCATCCTTACCACCTGGGGCGACCGCAAGGCAAGCGAGTACGGCCTCCACGAGTACGGCAACCGCGACTGGGCCGGCCTGACCCGCGACTACTACATGGTCCGCTGGCAGATGTACTTCGATTCGCTCTCTACCGCCCTCGATACGGGCGAAGCCCCGAAGACCATCGACTGGTATGCCTTCGGCGACAGTTGGAATCACAGCCGCAAGACCTACGACGCCGAGCCCCATGGCGACCCCTACGCCGCAGCACTCGACATCGCACGCACCCTTCACCTCGCTCCCACTCAACTATCCGAGGCACACCAGTAA